Proteins encoded in a region of the Saccharothrix ecbatanensis genome:
- a CDS encoding ABC transporter ATP-binding protein, whose translation MRVRFDRVSATLGGRDVLHDVDLEVRSGRFLGLVGPNGSGKSTLLRTLYRAVAPSSGRVLLDEQDVWRVDRRTVARSVAVMTQETPTEFDLTVLDAVLLARVPFQRGFGRDTDADLDLAWSALERVGAADVADRLVGRLSGGQRQRVMLARALAADAPVLVLDEPTNHLDIAFQLELMRIATDLDRTIIAALHDLNLAATHCDEIAVLRGGRLVAAGTPAEALAPHVVEDVFRVGVDQLTHPRTGRPVLVFDHPRPTGPGPTEHRDEIHA comes from the coding sequence ATGAGGGTGCGCTTCGACCGCGTCAGCGCCACCCTGGGTGGCCGCGACGTGCTGCACGACGTGGACCTGGAGGTCCGCTCGGGCCGGTTCCTCGGGTTGGTCGGCCCCAACGGCAGCGGCAAGTCGACGCTGCTGCGCACGCTCTACCGCGCCGTCGCGCCGTCGTCGGGCCGGGTGCTGCTGGACGAGCAGGACGTGTGGCGCGTCGACCGGCGCACCGTCGCCCGGTCGGTGGCGGTCATGACCCAGGAGACGCCGACCGAGTTCGACCTCACCGTCCTGGACGCGGTGCTGCTCGCCAGGGTGCCGTTCCAGCGCGGCTTCGGCCGTGACACCGACGCCGACCTCGACCTGGCGTGGAGTGCGTTGGAGCGGGTGGGCGCGGCCGACGTCGCGGACCGGCTCGTCGGCCGGCTGTCCGGCGGGCAGCGGCAGCGGGTGATGCTGGCCCGCGCCCTCGCCGCGGACGCGCCGGTCCTCGTGCTCGACGAGCCGACCAACCACCTGGACATCGCCTTCCAGCTGGAACTGATGCGGATCGCGACCGACCTGGACCGCACGATCATCGCGGCGCTGCACGACCTCAACCTCGCCGCCACGCACTGCGACGAGATCGCGGTGCTGCGCGGAGGACGGCTCGTCGCGGCGGGCACACCGGCCGAAGCCCTCGCGCCACACGTGGTCGAAGACGTGTTCCGGGTCGGTGTCGACCAGCTCACGCATCCGCGCACCGGCCGTCCCGTCCTGGTCTTCGACCACCCGCGGCCGACCGGTCCAGGTCCAACCGAACACAGAGATGAGATCCATGCGTAG
- a CDS encoding ABC transporter substrate-binding protein — MRSTLSLVASFVSVTLVVAGCGTPVTPAGTPTSGAGGAVTISNCGRDVTVDGVPSAAVGLSPSQTELLLRLGLADSLVGQAQTATAPLSDDVAGLAADVPVLSESGPPSREQLLNAKPGFVFSPTMYEFNAEQGFASLEQLQQAGVAAYVATGGCAERRMSGTVEDVFTDLENLGKVFAASDKAAPLIEKGKADLAAVDTALAGRAKPTVAQVYLEGTTVTAIGAGIEYDIIRRSGGDNVFSPQDPQFAKFFAAQITPEALAAADPDALVFAVNSPEHERTTADFLKRTFPDMTAVREQRLIAIDAADTYPGTLGNVAVVREIAERLHPDAFTS; from the coding sequence ATGCGTAGCACCCTGTCCCTGGTCGCGTCGTTCGTCAGCGTCACGCTGGTGGTCGCCGGCTGCGGTACCCCGGTCACCCCCGCCGGCACCCCGACGAGCGGCGCCGGCGGTGCGGTCACGATCAGCAACTGCGGTCGGGACGTCACCGTCGACGGCGTGCCGAGCGCGGCGGTCGGGTTGAGCCCGTCGCAGACCGAACTGCTGCTGCGACTCGGCCTGGCGGACTCGCTCGTCGGGCAGGCCCAGACCGCCACCGCGCCGCTGTCGGACGACGTGGCCGGTCTGGCCGCCGACGTCCCGGTGTTGAGCGAGTCCGGGCCGCCGAGCCGGGAGCAGCTGCTGAACGCGAAGCCGGGCTTCGTGTTCTCCCCGACGATGTACGAGTTCAACGCCGAGCAGGGCTTCGCGAGCCTGGAGCAGTTGCAGCAGGCAGGGGTGGCCGCCTACGTCGCCACCGGCGGGTGCGCGGAGCGGCGCATGAGCGGCACGGTCGAGGACGTCTTCACCGACCTGGAGAACCTCGGCAAGGTCTTCGCCGCGTCGGACAAGGCCGCGCCGCTGATCGAGAAGGGCAAGGCCGACCTGGCCGCGGTGGACACGGCGCTCGCGGGTCGCGCGAAGCCGACCGTCGCCCAGGTGTACCTGGAAGGCACGACCGTGACGGCGATCGGGGCCGGGATCGAGTACGACATCATCCGCCGGTCGGGTGGCGACAACGTGTTCTCGCCGCAGGACCCGCAGTTCGCGAAGTTCTTCGCCGCGCAGATCACCCCGGAGGCGTTGGCCGCCGCCGACCCCGACGCGCTGGTGTTCGCGGTCAACTCCCCCGAGCACGAGCGGACGACCGCCGACTTCCTGAAGCGCACGTTCCCCGACATGACGGCGGTGCGCGAGCAGCGGCTGATCGCGATCGACGCCGCCGACACCTACCCCGGCACCCTGGGGAACGTGGCCGTGGTGCGGGAGATCGCGGAGCGGCTGCACCCGGACGCCTTCACGTCGTGA
- a CDS encoding ABC transporter ATP-binding protein/permease has protein sequence MIHRRLLRLAGVVAGPVVLLALLSTLVSASHVTAAVLTAAVLADLVSGDGAAAVPSIAALVGVVAVRAALLWLREVAAARFGIAIRTRLRGELLRRITALGPAWAQGERSGAITHTVVDGVEALDAYYSRYLPQLLVTCLVPAAVTGWLFTVSAPATAVLAAAVLCAVVVPRFWDARLLRTGRTRWRAYEKLAADYLEATQAIGVLRVFGAGRRTGDALAERGEHLHLTTMTQLRVSLVESAVSSLALHLGTAATIVVACAGVLGGTAPAGSTLVFLLCARECFRPVLDLSAHWHLGYQGLGAVEGIDEILTARPVVADTGTRTEPARPGAGLRLRQVCYRYPNGAGVTEIGFDCTPGATTGIVGPSGAGKSTLARLIVRHADPQEGTIELDGTPITDYTLAALRASIGVVGQHTYLFHGTVEENLRLARPDATPEEVRAAAHVADALDFVQALPEGFDTVLTENGIRLSGGQRQRLAIARAVLAATPVLLLDEATSALDVDTERRVLTRLAEHCPGTTRIVIAHRESALRDADTIVTIDSGRVAAVVSAAAHR, from the coding sequence GTGATCCACCGCAGGCTCTTGCGGCTGGCGGGTGTCGTCGCCGGACCGGTCGTGCTCCTGGCGTTGTTGTCGACGCTGGTGTCCGCCTCCCACGTCACCGCCGCCGTGCTGACGGCCGCCGTGCTCGCCGACCTCGTCAGCGGGGACGGGGCCGCCGCGGTGCCGTCGATCGCGGCGCTGGTCGGCGTCGTCGCGGTGCGCGCGGCGCTGCTGTGGCTGCGGGAAGTCGCGGCGGCCAGGTTCGGCATCGCCATCCGGACCCGGTTGCGCGGTGAGCTGTTGCGACGCATCACCGCGCTGGGGCCGGCGTGGGCGCAAGGAGAGCGGTCCGGCGCGATCACCCACACAGTCGTGGACGGTGTGGAGGCCCTGGACGCCTACTACAGCCGCTACCTGCCCCAACTGCTGGTGACCTGTCTGGTGCCCGCCGCCGTGACGGGGTGGCTGTTCACCGTCTCCGCCCCGGCCACGGCGGTTCTCGCCGCGGCGGTCCTGTGCGCCGTGGTGGTACCCCGGTTCTGGGACGCCCGGCTGCTCAGGACGGGCCGGACCCGGTGGCGTGCCTACGAGAAGCTCGCGGCGGACTACCTGGAGGCGACCCAGGCGATCGGCGTCCTTCGGGTGTTCGGCGCGGGCCGGCGGACCGGGGACGCGCTCGCCGAACGCGGCGAGCACCTGCACCTCACCACGATGACCCAGCTGCGCGTCTCGCTCGTGGAGTCCGCCGTCAGCTCGCTCGCCCTGCACCTGGGCACCGCCGCCACCATCGTCGTCGCCTGCGCCGGGGTCCTGGGCGGCACGGCGCCCGCCGGATCGACGCTGGTGTTCCTGCTGTGCGCCAGGGAGTGCTTCCGACCCGTGCTCGACCTGTCCGCCCACTGGCACCTCGGCTACCAAGGGCTCGGCGCGGTGGAGGGCATCGACGAGATCCTGACGGCCCGCCCGGTCGTCGCGGACACCGGAACGCGCACCGAACCCGCGCGTCCGGGGGCGGGCCTGCGGCTGCGACAGGTCTGCTACCGCTACCCGAACGGGGCAGGTGTCACCGAAATCGGGTTCGACTGCACGCCCGGCGCCACCACCGGGATCGTGGGCCCGTCGGGTGCGGGCAAGAGCACGCTCGCCCGGCTCATCGTCCGGCACGCCGACCCGCAGGAGGGAACGATCGAACTCGACGGGACGCCGATCACCGACTACACCCTCGCCGCCCTGCGCGCGAGCATCGGCGTCGTCGGCCAGCACACCTACCTCTTCCACGGCACCGTCGAGGAGAACCTGCGCCTCGCCCGCCCCGACGCCACACCGGAGGAAGTCCGCGCCGCCGCCCACGTCGCCGACGCGCTCGACTTCGTCCAGGCGCTGCCCGAGGGCTTCGACACCGTGCTCACCGAGAACGGCATCCGGCTCTCCGGCGGACAGCGGCAACGGCTCGCCATCGCCAGGGCCGTGCTCGCCGCGACACCCGTGCTGCTGCTGGACGAGGCGACCTCCGCCTTGGACGTCGACACGGAGCGCCGCGTCCTGACCCGGCTCGCCGAACACTGCCCGGGCACCACCCGCATCGTCATCGCGCACCGCGAGAGCGCCCTGCGCGACGCCGACACGATCGTCACGATCGACTCCGGCCGCGTCGCCGCCGTCGTCTCCGCGGCGGCGCACCGGTGA
- a CDS encoding ABC transporter ATP-binding protein, which produces MKGPLRRLLPVIAEQRSTFGWTIAANAVAQVGALTAAVVGTWLAGRTAATGDAPLVPAAIVLCGVAVLTAAMTWRESWVSHDLAYRLITTLRARVFDRLRVSLPDRRTPRRSGDLASVAFADVDRLEWLYAHTAAQALTSLVLVAATTTLSLLVTPWLLLVWAPFVVVVAALPWLFGRVAARQGAELTEAAATLNAELVDTVRGLDELSAAGALDRRTAALDRHTGVLTAVQARIGSRTGVERAITDAALSLSAIGALAVCAVNLDAVGRALAPVALVLATAALGPISQISDLLRNLGTLRAAGTRIVDVLDRTPAVRETAAPRRLPPRDLATGLVFDRVTFRYGDGPPVLREVSFTVRPGERVALTGPSGVGKTTCALLATRMWDPDDGRITLDGVDLTDLADDDLRGAISAVPQDPGLLAGTIATNIRLGRPDADDHDVEHAARRAGILDPRAGLPGGLDTLVGEAGAGLSGGQRARVAVARALLVDPRVLILDEATANLDPDADAAITAALTSAGDNVGVLVIAHRPATLARCDRIVDLREAQRTR; this is translated from the coding sequence GTGAAGGGCCCGCTGCGACGCCTGCTGCCCGTCATCGCCGAGCAGCGGTCCACGTTCGGCTGGACCATCGCGGCCAACGCCGTGGCCCAGGTCGGCGCGCTGACGGCGGCGGTGGTCGGCACGTGGCTCGCGGGCCGGACCGCCGCGACCGGCGACGCGCCACTGGTGCCCGCGGCCATCGTCCTGTGCGGCGTCGCGGTGCTCACCGCCGCGATGACCTGGCGCGAGTCGTGGGTCTCGCACGACCTGGCCTACCGGTTGATCACCACCCTGCGCGCCCGCGTGTTCGACCGCCTCCGGGTGAGCCTGCCCGACCGCCGCACGCCCCGCCGCAGCGGCGACCTGGCCTCCGTGGCGTTCGCCGACGTCGACCGGCTCGAATGGCTGTACGCCCACACCGCGGCCCAGGCGCTCACGTCCCTCGTGCTGGTAGCCGCGACCACGACGCTGTCGCTGCTCGTCACGCCGTGGCTGTTGCTGGTGTGGGCGCCGTTCGTCGTGGTGGTCGCGGCGTTGCCCTGGCTGTTCGGCCGGGTCGCCGCCCGGCAGGGTGCCGAGCTGACCGAGGCCGCCGCCACGCTCAACGCCGAGCTCGTCGACACCGTCCGCGGCCTCGACGAGCTCAGCGCCGCCGGCGCCCTGGACCGCCGCACCGCCGCGCTCGACCGGCACACCGGCGTGCTGACCGCCGTACAGGCGCGGATCGGCTCCCGGACCGGAGTCGAACGCGCGATCACCGACGCGGCACTGTCGCTCAGCGCGATCGGCGCCCTCGCGGTCTGCGCGGTCAACCTCGACGCGGTCGGCCGCGCGCTCGCGCCGGTCGCCCTGGTCCTGGCCACGGCGGCGCTCGGCCCCATCTCGCAGATCTCCGACCTGCTGCGCAACCTCGGCACCCTGCGCGCCGCCGGCACCCGCATCGTCGACGTCCTCGACCGCACACCCGCGGTCCGCGAAACCGCCGCACCCCGACGGCTACCGCCGCGCGACCTGGCAACCGGCCTGGTGTTCGACCGCGTGACGTTCCGCTACGGCGACGGCCCGCCCGTGCTGCGCGAGGTGTCCTTCACCGTCCGCCCCGGCGAACGGGTCGCCCTCACCGGCCCGTCCGGCGTCGGCAAGACGACCTGCGCGCTGCTGGCCACCCGGATGTGGGACCCCGACGACGGCCGCATCACCCTCGACGGCGTCGACCTCACCGACCTGGCGGACGACGACCTGCGCGGTGCGATCAGCGCCGTTCCGCAGGACCCGGGGCTGCTCGCCGGCACGATCGCCACCAACATCAGGCTCGGCCGCCCCGACGCGGACGACCACGACGTCGAGCACGCGGCACGCAGGGCCGGGATCCTCGACCCGCGCGCCGGGCTCCCCGGCGGACTCGACACCCTCGTCGGCGAGGCAGGCGCGGGCCTGTCGGGTGGTCAGCGGGCGCGGGTGGCCGTCGCCCGAGCGCTGCTGGTCGACCCCCGCGTCCTCATCCTGGACGAGGCGACCGCCAACCTCGACCCCGACGCCGACGCGGCCATCACGGCCGCGCTCACCTCGGCGGGCGACAACGTCGGTGTCCTGGTCATCGCCCACCG
- a CDS encoding pectate lyase family protein, with protein sequence MGLAAAAGATALAATLVVWPITTASAAIGAGTYTVKNVGTGHCLNVPNGTASAGVQLQQASCGTDSSQQWKLTAVSGGYRISSVATGLCVGVQDASTSAGKAIQQVACTDGPGQIWTATASGSNYRLVDTNSTKCMNIKDSSTSVGALVQTNSCDSVATKQWTLTPTSGGPTSTSTSTSTSTSTSTTTSTTTTTTTSNPPPTGAATGFATQNGGTTGGQGGAKVRATTGTQIHAALCGRASSSTPIIIEVEGTINHGNTSQVSGGSCSTASGVIELKQISNVTIIGVGSGAVFDQLGIHIRDSRNIIIRNVTVRNVKKSGSPTSNGGDAIGMESNVRNVWVDHTTLLASGGESEGYDGLFDMKNNTQYVTLSYSTLRNSGRGGLVGSSESDLSNGFVTYHHNLYENIDSRAPLLRGGVGHMYNNHYVSLNESGINSRAGAKAKVDNNYFKNSRDVLGTFYTDMAGYWQVSGNIFDNVTWSAPGSENKPAGPDVKSTTTVNIPYSFTLDQASCVPAIVAQTAGANTGMKESNGSC encoded by the coding sequence GTGGGCCTGGCAGCGGCGGCGGGCGCCACGGCGCTGGCCGCCACGCTCGTCGTCTGGCCGATCACGACCGCTTCGGCGGCGATCGGCGCGGGCACGTACACCGTGAAGAATGTCGGCACCGGGCACTGTCTCAACGTGCCCAACGGGACCGCGAGCGCCGGCGTCCAGCTCCAGCAGGCGTCGTGCGGCACCGACAGCAGCCAGCAGTGGAAGCTCACCGCGGTCAGCGGCGGCTACCGGATCAGCTCGGTCGCCACGGGCCTGTGCGTCGGCGTGCAGGACGCGTCCACATCGGCGGGCAAGGCGATCCAGCAGGTCGCGTGCACCGACGGCCCCGGCCAGATCTGGACCGCGACCGCGAGCGGCAGCAACTACCGCCTGGTCGACACCAACAGCACCAAGTGCATGAACATCAAGGACAGCTCCACCTCCGTCGGCGCGTTGGTGCAGACCAACTCCTGCGACAGCGTGGCCACCAAGCAGTGGACGTTGACCCCGACGAGCGGAGGGCCGACCTCGACGTCGACCTCCACTTCCACCTCGACGTCCACCAGCACGACGACGTCGACCACGACCACCACCACGACGTCGAACCCGCCGCCCACGGGTGCCGCGACCGGCTTCGCGACCCAGAACGGCGGGACCACCGGCGGTCAGGGCGGGGCGAAGGTCCGGGCCACCACGGGAACGCAGATCCACGCGGCCCTGTGCGGCCGGGCCAGCAGCTCCACCCCGATCATCATCGAGGTCGAGGGCACGATCAACCACGGCAACACCAGTCAGGTGTCGGGCGGCAGCTGCTCGACCGCCTCGGGCGTGATCGAACTCAAGCAGATCAGCAACGTCACGATCATCGGCGTCGGCAGCGGAGCGGTCTTCGACCAACTGGGCATCCACATCCGCGACTCGCGCAACATCATCATCCGGAACGTGACGGTCCGGAACGTGAAGAAGTCCGGTTCTCCCACGTCCAACGGCGGTGACGCCATCGGCATGGAGAGCAACGTCCGCAACGTCTGGGTCGACCACACCACCCTGCTCGCGTCGGGCGGCGAGTCCGAAGGCTACGACGGCCTGTTCGACATGAAGAACAACACCCAGTACGTGACCCTGTCCTACAGCACCCTGCGCAACTCCGGCCGCGGCGGGCTGGTCGGGTCCAGCGAGAGCGACCTCTCCAACGGGTTCGTCACCTACCACCACAACCTGTACGAGAACATCGACTCCCGGGCGCCCCTGCTGCGCGGCGGCGTCGGCCACATGTACAACAACCACTACGTGAGCCTCAACGAGTCCGGCATCAACTCCCGGGCCGGCGCCAAGGCCAAGGTCGACAACAACTACTTCAAGAACTCCCGCGACGTCCTCGGCACGTTCTACACCGACATGGCCGGCTACTGGCAGGTCAGCGGCAACATCTTCGACAACGTCACCTGGTCCGCCCCCGGCAGCGAGAACAAGCCCGCCGGACCGGACGTCAAGTCCACCACCACCGTCAACATCCCCTACAGCTTCACGCTCGACCAGGCCTCCTGCGTGCCGGCCATCGTCGCCCAGACCGCAGGCGCCAACACCGGCATGAAGGAGTCGAACGGCAGCTGCTAA
- a CDS encoding GTP-binding protein: MSLHLFGLGVAGELLDGHTARQELVFIGVDLDRDEPRRRLDPALLADAELAIGPTA, translated from the coding sequence TTGTCGTTACACCTGTTCGGCCTCGGTGTGGCCGGCGAGCTGCTCGACGGCCACACCGCGCGGCAGGAATTGGTGTTCATCGGCGTCGACCTGGACCGCGACGAACCCCGCCGCCGCCTCGACCCCGCCCTGCTCGCCGACGCCGAACTGGCGATCGGTCCGACCGCGTGA
- a CDS encoding FecCD family ABC transporter permease has product MAVRPRSSASVDRDRRASVRRSRTVQRVAVAALGLAILVLVIASGSIGTVEVGLVDTARIVVGHLVPGMPWMSDGSLTVLQDQAVWQFRLPRALLAGLAGAGLALAGAIMQVIVRNPLAEPYLLGVSSGAGVGAVLVITLGSAAVGGLPLGVAAFAGALVASACVALMAQRGGVLSPTRMILSGVALGSLFSAVTSYLTLTTEAQNVFSVLFFLLGSVSAASMGSLVVPAVAFVVACVVVGLRTRAMNALLTGDESATALGVDVNRLRAVLLVTAALLTGSVVSVSGGIGFVGLVIPHVARILVGADHRRMLPVAVLGGAAFLMLADLLSRTVATPAEVPIGILTAVVGAPFFLWLMRRDTGARAGLDR; this is encoded by the coding sequence ATGGCTGTTCGTCCGCGGTCGTCCGCGTCGGTCGACCGCGACCGGCGGGCGTCCGTTCGCCGGTCGCGGACCGTTCAGCGGGTGGCGGTCGCGGCCCTCGGCCTCGCGATCCTGGTGCTGGTGATCGCCTCCGGCTCGATCGGAACGGTCGAGGTCGGGCTCGTGGACACGGCGCGGATCGTGGTCGGGCACCTGGTGCCGGGTATGCCGTGGATGTCGGACGGCAGCCTGACAGTGCTGCAGGACCAGGCGGTGTGGCAGTTCCGGCTGCCCCGTGCCCTGCTGGCCGGGCTGGCGGGCGCCGGGTTGGCGCTGGCCGGCGCGATCATGCAGGTGATCGTGCGCAACCCGCTGGCCGAGCCGTACCTGCTCGGTGTGTCGTCGGGCGCGGGAGTCGGCGCGGTGCTGGTCATCACCCTCGGCTCGGCGGCCGTCGGTGGCCTCCCGCTCGGCGTGGCGGCGTTCGCCGGGGCGTTGGTGGCCAGTGCGTGCGTCGCGCTCATGGCCCAGCGCGGGGGCGTGCTGTCGCCGACCAGGATGATCCTGTCGGGTGTCGCCCTGGGTTCGCTGTTCAGCGCGGTGACGAGCTACCTGACGTTGACGACCGAGGCGCAGAACGTGTTCAGCGTCCTGTTCTTCCTACTGGGCAGCGTATCCGCCGCGTCCATGGGTTCACTGGTGGTTCCCGCGGTGGCGTTCGTGGTGGCGTGTGTCGTCGTCGGCCTGCGAACGCGGGCGATGAACGCGCTGCTGACCGGTGACGAGTCCGCGACTGCGTTGGGTGTGGACGTGAACCGGCTGCGGGCCGTCCTGCTGGTGACCGCGGCGCTGCTGACCGGGTCGGTGGTGTCGGTGAGCGGGGGGATCGGCTTCGTGGGCCTGGTGATCCCGCACGTGGCGCGCATCCTCGTGGGCGCGGACCACCGGCGGATGCTGCCGGTCGCGGTGCTCGGCGGCGCGGCGTTCCTGATGCTCGCGGACCTGTTGTCGCGCACGGTGGCGACGCCCGCAGAGGTGCCGATCGGCATCCTCACCGCGGTGGTGGGCGCGCCGTTCTTCCTGTGGCTGATGCGCCGTGACACGGGCGCGCGGGCGGGACTGGACCGATGA